One Brassica napus cultivar Da-Ae chromosome C2, Da-Ae, whole genome shotgun sequence DNA window includes the following coding sequences:
- the LOC106369680 gene encoding uncharacterized protein LOC106369680, whose translation MLNQAAEAGKFGYHPNCIGVKLTHLSFADDILVFSDGQARSLDGIMEVMDQFASVSGLYINVSKSTVFASGDTSGALGAAVVAKGISVGILPIRYLGFPLTTKTLTKRDYEPLVDKVRSRMLTWSNKSLSFAGRLQLIKSVITSIVNFWSSAFILPVSCLNEIESLYSAFLWSGSPHQSHKAKVAWAELCFPKDEGGLGLRRLRDSATVFSLQLIWRLFTLEGSLWVSWVQHYLLRGSSFWDVKEDHKGSWIRRKLLKLRDLAYPFMKTKILNGNDAFFWFDNWLGQGKIIDITGDAGTIQYGVPRNARVCDAVRDGQWHIRGQRSRHFPALLGLIRDAPVPCAENGLDQTLWRHSRNQFKDHFSASETWHQLRVKRGTVPWSKVVWFAQGIPRYSLITWLAIKNRLSTGDRMRSWGMQQHCTLCGEIDETRDHLFFACTFSYTVLDNIAGRLLGQRMDPEWSDTLLAIQHARFSPLDWILVRMVFQMTIYNVWKERNGRRHQKLWSTAAQITRLIDKTVRNRITSLKYGPSHKYAGLMQRWFTVVP comes from the coding sequence ATGCTGAATCAAGCTGCGGAGGCTGGGAAGTTTGGCTACCACCCGAACTGTATAGGTGTCAAGCTTACTCATTTGAGCTTTGCAGATGATATCCTCGTCTTCTCCGATGGCCAGGCTCGCTCTTTAGATGGTATAATGGAGGTAATGGATCAATTTGCGAGTGTATCGGGTCTGTACATCAATGTTTCGAAGTCCACAGTCTTCGCATCTGGTGACACCTCAGGCGCCCTTGGAGCTGCTGTTGTAGCTAAGGGGATCAGCGTAGGGATTCTGCCTATACGATATTTGGGATTTCCCTTGACTACAAAGACACTTACAAAGCGTGATTATGAACCATTAGTAGACAAGGTCCGCAGCAGGATGCTCACCTGGTCCAACAAAAGTCTCTCTTTCGCTGGGAGGCTGCAGCTGATCAAATCAGTTATTACAAGCATAGTCAACTTCTGGAGCTCTGCTTTCATCCTCCCTGTTTCTTGCTTGAATGAGATTGAGAGTCTCTATAGCGCGTTTCTCTGGTCTGGTTCTCCACACCAGTCCCATAAAGCAAAGGTTGCTTGGGCAGAACTCTGTTTTCCTAAGGATGAAGGTGGTTTGGGTCTGCGTCGACTTAGAGATTCTGCAACAGTCTTCTCCCTTCAGCTTATTTGGCGTTTGTTTACATTGGAAGGGTCACTGTGGGTTTCTTGGGTTCAACATTATTTGTTACGAGGTAGCTCTTTTTGGGATGTCAAGGAGGACCATAAAGGATCTTGGATACGGAGGAAGCTATTAAAGCTGAGAGATCTTGCTTATCCCttcatgaaaacaaaaatactgAATGGAAATGATGCGTTTTTCTGGTTTGATAATTGGCTTGGTCAAGGGAAAATCATTGACATTACAGGAGATGCAGGTACAATACAATATGGAGTCCCTCGTAATGCTCGGGTTTGTGATGCAGTAAGAGATGGGCAGTGGCACATTCGAGGGCAGCGTAGCAGGCACTTTCCAGCGCTTCTTGGTCTGATCAGAGACGCACCGGTCCCTTGCGCTGAAAATGGTCTGGATCAAACGTTATGGCGGCATTCAAGAAATCAGTTCAAGGATCATTTTTCTGCATCGGAAACCTGGCACCAACTTCGGGTTAAGCGCGGGACAGTACCTTGGAGCAAGGTTGTGTGGTTTGCTCAGGGGATTCCGAGATATAGTTTAATCACTTGGCTGGCGATAAAAAATAGGCTCTCTACTGGTGACAGGATGCGCAGCTGGGGTATGCAGCAACATTGCACTTTATGTGGGGAAATAGATGAAACTAGGGACCATCTTTTCTTTGCTTGCACATTTAGCTACACTGTATTGGATAACATTGCTGGTCGTTTGCTTGGTCAGAGAATGGATCCTGAATGGTCTGATACATTGCTAGCTATACAGCATGCTCGTTTCTCCCCTCTGGACTGGATATTGGTTCGAATGGTATTCCAGATGACAATCTATAATGTTTGGAAGGAGCGCAATGGGAGAAGGCATCAGAAGCTATGGTCAACTGCAGCTCAGATCACTCGCCTCATTGATAAGACAGTGCGAAATCGAATTACCTCTCTTAAATATGGACCGTCACACAAGTATGCAGGGCTCATGCAAAGATGGTTTACAGTAGTtccttag
- the LOC125582395 gene encoding uncharacterized protein LOC125582395, giving the protein MEVALPGWSSLTNYEHHRLGHIWFCWSNKVVVTKLHMSSQVITCAIQIPETRDKFICSAVYASNCMTERRQLWEELKGTRADYARLDLPWIVLGDFNATLASMKHSRAMDYLTDQTGTREFQYAVADCELADLAYVGAIFTWWNKREGNPIGKKLHRALINDVWLRFYPQSYAKFDAGGVSDHARCLVHISDKRDETRKPLKFFNYLKDHEDFLPTVKNFWDTSPLLYHSRCSLSMFHRKLKLLKNDLRALNRNHYGDLPNRTKQAYEHLCYCQNQVLMDPTPINLATEAEASKRWNLLAISTATGLVAPVSGEEIKSALHALPNDKVSGPDGFTKEFYVAAWPVIGKDFITTVQSFFLFGFLPTGINATILTLIPKSEAAQSMKDYRPIAFCNLLYKVMSNILARRLKEILPEAIEPNQSAFIKGRLLLENVLLASELVNSYHKTTSSSRCAIKFDIAKAFDTVKWSFITSVLKAMNLPDQFIMWIKLVYLQHPSQWQ; this is encoded by the exons ATGGAGGTTGCTTTGCCTGGATGGAGCTCTCTAACGAACTATGAGCATCACAGATTGGGGCATATCTGGTTCTGTTGGTCTAATAAGGTGGTGGTCACTAAGCTGCACATGAGCTCTCAGGTCATCACATGTGCGATCCAAATTCCAGAAACCAGGGACAAATTTATTTGTTCTGCAGTTTATGCATCTAATTGCATGACTGAGAGAAGGCAGCTTTGGGAGGAACTTAAAGGTACCAGAGCAGATTATGCTCGCCTTGATTTGCCTTGGATCGTTCTTGGTGATTTCAACGCCACTCTCGCTTCAATGAAACATTCTCGTGCAATGGATTACCTAACGGATCAGACTGGTACGAGGGAGTTTCAATATGCTGTAGCAGATTGTGAGCTTGCCGATCTCGCCTATGTTGGAGCTATTTTCACCTGGTGGAACAAAAGAGAGGGTAACCCAATTGGAAAGAAGCTACATAGAGCCTTAATAAATGATGTGTGGCTTCGGTTCTATCCCCAATCCTATGCAAAGTTTGATGCAGGAGGTGTATCTGATCACGCACGATGTCTAGTACATATTTCCGATAAAAGAGATGAAACGAGGAAACCTTTAAAGTTTTTTAACTACCTCAAGGACCATGAGGATTTTCTCCCTACAGTGAAGAATTTCTGGGATACATCTCCCTTATTGTATCACTCCCGCTGTTCCTTATCTATGTTCCATCGAAAGCTGAAGCTGCTAAAGAATGATCTTCGTGCCCTGAACAGAAATCATTATGGGGACTTGCCAAACAGAACTAAGCAGGCGTACGAGCATCTTTGTTATTGTCAGAACCAGGTTCTGATGGATCCAACCCCTATCAATCTGGCTACTGAGGCTGAAGCTTCAAAGCGATGGAACTTACTTGCTA TTTCCACTGCCACTGGATTGGTGGCACCTGTTAGTGGGGAAGAGATCAAATCTGCTCTACATGCCCTTCCTAACGATAAGGTTTCGGGTCCGGATGGGTTTACTAAAGAATTTTATGTTGCTGCTTGGCCAGTCATTGGGAAGGACTTTATCACGACAGTGCAATCTTTTTTCCTGTTTGGCTTCTTACCTACTGGTATAAATGCCACAATTCTCACGCTTATACCGAAATCTGAAGCAGCTCAGTCTATGAAGGATTATCGTCCTATCGCTTTCTGTAATCTCCTCTACAAGGTAATGTCCAATATCCTAGCTCGAAggctcaaagaaattcttcccGAAGCTATTGAGCCGAACCAGAGTGCCTTCATCAAGGGCCGCCTCCTCCTTGAGAATGTGCTGCTTGCTTCTGAATTGGTGAACAGTTACCACAAGACGACTTCCTCCTCTAGATGTGCTATCAAGTTTGACATCGCGAAGGCTTTCGATACTGTCAAGTGGTCTTTCATTACTTCAGTTCTTAAAGCCATGAACCTGCCAGATCAGTTCATCATGTGGATAAAACTTGTATATCTACAGCATCCTTCTCAGTGGCAGTGA
- the LOC106369679 gene encoding uncharacterized protein LOC106369679, translating to MTLAQYDTPDAFYASRSGINPPPIERREFEIKTGLINLVQQKQFHGLPSENPMHHLPRFENICSTSRTNGIPIGTLMCKLFDFSLADKADTWMRSIPFNSYVTWEETKAAFLEHFFPESMSTHLRNKIANFQQTVSESFHEAWERFREYTTNCPHHGYTDVNLLNIFYNGVCEKYKNAMDTSSNGDFMTKTVEEAYLLINNLASSQANRRSDHERSGRGSSSNSQNIDELSAKIEMLLKRDQKAVHFVGDQRNYNQSFNQNFRNQQHLLSYRNNNVENPQDQFYPQQGNNCGNNGFQQKQLYGNFQAHGNASTSQSSQGSEIKQMLQMVLEEQKRSTSEINSKVDNIEDEEAEGSEDETEKKVVENGMINPLPKSVEPESSVKIHASTSSERVYVPRISYPVVPQHLREPINEKTLAGFKKIMKRMPSTTSFEDAWSMYHRNRFFINTRESAEEIKELFIKTMNASSPIKTLPKLEDPGKFVVLCSISGVKFMDSLCDTGSTVSLKSKDIAERLGLKIESPKLTLEFADSSTKSPQGTVKDLAVQVGNCVVPTDFQVVEISNGSNRPLILGRAFLATVGAVTDMPNKRISFVKIDENVFYRAEPTNKCTRLASSISVLDQSTHVPISKEDLMEKGQVKEALNKDNHTVHKKSDAKAKKKLKGKRIKGDPHLMLIPHSCSNGIIDYEVKCKGTSKPFSKVRAVLTPEMKEKGMEAVKGFVSKVLKLKVFDGGTCFGASSHAHLD from the exons ATGACGTTGGCACAATATGATACTCCTGATGCTTTCTATGCGAGTCGATCTGGCATCAATCCACCTCctatagagagaagagagtttgAAATCAAGACTGGTCTCATAAATTTGGTGCAGCAGAAACAGTTTCACGGGCTCCCCTCTGAGAACCCGATGCATCACTTGCCACGTTTTGAAAACATCTGCAGCACCAGTAGGACCAACGGGATACCTATAGGGACCTTGATGTGCAAATTATTCGATTTCTCTTTGGCAGATAAGGCAGATACATGGATGAGATCTATCCCATTTAACTCTTATGTGACTTGGGAAGAGACCAAAGCTGCATTCTTGGAACACTTTTTTCCTGAGTCGATGTCAACTCACCTCAGGAACAAGATTGCAAATTTTCAGCAGACAGTATCAGAAAGCTTTCACGAAGCTTGGGAGCGCTTCAGAGAATACACCACaaactgtccacaccatggttATACTGATGTCAACCTGCTGAACATCTTTTACAATGGAGTTTGTGAGAAATACAAAAACGCCATGGACACTTCTAGTAATGGCgatttcatgaccaagactgtGGAAGAAGCATATCTTTTGATTAACAACCTTGCATCTAGTCAAGCGAATCGTAGATCAGACCATGAACGCTCTGGGAGAGGTTCAAGCTCTAATTCTCAGAATATCGATGAGCTGAGtgccaagattgagatgctGCTGAAGAGAGATCAGAAAGCAGTTCATTTCGTGGGAGATCAGA gaaaTTACAACCAGAGCTTCAATCAAAATTTCAGGAACCAGCAGCATTTGCTATCTTACCGGAACAACAATGTGGAAAATCCACAAGATCAATTCTACCCTCAACAAG GGAACAACTGCGGGAACAACGGTTTTCAGCAGAAGCAGCTGTACGGAAACTTCCAGGCTCATGGGAATGCATCTACCTCTCAGTCCTCTCAAGGCAGTGAAATCAAGCAGATGTTACAAATGGTGCTAGAAGAACAGAAGAGAAGCACTTCAGAAATCAACAGCAAGGTCGACAACAT AGAGGATGAGGAGGCTGAAGGATCTGAAGATGAAACTGAAAAGAAGGTTGTTGAGAATGGAATGATCAATCCCCTGCCTAAGTCTGTCGAGCCCGAGAGCAGTGTGAAAATTCATGCTTCTACCTCATCTGAGCGAGTGTATGTACCAAGAATCTCGTACCCTGTTGTGCCACAACATTTGAGAGAACCTATCAACGAGAAGACACTAGCTGGattcaagaaaataatgaaaaggATGCCTTCTACCACGTCATTTGAAGATGCTTGGAGCATGTACCATCGAAACCGGTTTTTCATAAACACCAGAGAATCAGCGGAGGAGATCAAGGAATTATTCATCAAAACCATGAATGCATCATCTCCGATAAAGACTCTCCCCAAGTTAGAAGACCCTGGGAAGTTCGTGGTTTTGTGTTCAATATCAGGAGTCAAGTTCATGGATTCTCTCTGTGATACTGGGTCTACAGTTAGCCTCAAGTCCAAAGACATCGCTGAGCGGTTGGGCCTTAAAATAGAATCACCAAAGTTAACTCTGGAATTTGCAGACTCCTCTACCAAGTCTCCGCAAGGTACCGTTAAAGACCTAGCTGTCCAAGTGGGAAACTGCGTTGTTCCTACTGATTTTCAGGTAGTGGAGATAAGCAATGGTTCTAATAGACCGTTGATTCTTGGAAGAGCGTTCTTAGCCACCGTGGGTGCAGTTACGGATATGCCTAACAAGAGAATCTCTTTCGTGAAAATCGATGAGAATGTCTTCTACAGAGCCGAGCCCACAAATAAGTGTACGCGACTGGCCTCTAGCATCTCTGTACTTGATCAGAGCACTCATGTACCTATTTCTAAAGAGGACCTCATGGAAAAAGGTCAAGTCAAAGAAGCTCTGAATAAAGACAATCACACCGTGCATAAGAAGTCTGATGCAAAAGCAAAGAAAAAGCTGAAAGGCAAAAGGATCAAGGGCGATCCTCATCTGATGTTGATACCTCACAGCTGTTCTAATGGTATAATCGATTATGAGGTGAAATGCAAAGGAACCTCAAAGCCTTTTTCGAAAGTCAGAGCTGTTCTCACTCCCGAGATGAAAGAGAAAGGTATGGAAGCTGTGAAAGGTTTTGTGAGCAAGGTGCTGAAGCTCAAAGTGTTTGATGGTGGGACTTGTTTTGGAGCAAGCTCTCATGCTCACCTGGACTGA